From one Prochlorococcus marinus str. MIT 0912 genomic stretch:
- a CDS encoding anthranilate synthase component I family protein: protein MLSLDKEEFLLSASKGANYIPLAKSWPADLETPLTTWLKVGNDGPPGVLLESVEGGETIGRWSVVASDPLWKVVVRGNELTRCWRNGKQEKFFGNPIEIIRKMLQPYKSVSLTGLPQLGQLFGMWGYELIQWIETSVPTYELSDQDLPDGIWMFMDKILIFDQVKRLITAIAYGNLSDGVSSHKAYEIACEQINELEDLMAAPLKPIKSLKWDEKANRSIDINIQTSKSEFEQSVEAAKEFIKQGDVFQLVLSQKLESTVMQNPFELYRSLRMVNPSPFMAFFDFGDWQLIGSSPEVMVKAQQTEKGIQSSLRPIAGTRPRGENDLEDEALEKDLLKDPKERAEHVMLVDLGRNDLGRVCTPGSVFVKELMVIEKYSHVMHIVSEVEGILKKDKDVWDLLIASFPAGTVSGAPKIRAMQLINKLEKQRRGPYSGVYGSIDLNGALNTAITIRTMIVRKTKKNDFTVQVQAGAGVVADSIPSNEYQETLNKAKGMFTALACLVPHDL from the coding sequence ATGCTTAGTTTAGATAAGGAAGAATTTCTTTTATCAGCGTCCAAAGGGGCCAACTATATCCCTTTGGCAAAAAGTTGGCCTGCAGATTTAGAAACTCCTCTTACAACCTGGCTAAAAGTTGGTAATGATGGACCTCCTGGAGTCTTGCTTGAATCAGTAGAAGGTGGAGAAACTATAGGTAGGTGGAGTGTAGTGGCATCAGATCCTCTCTGGAAGGTGGTTGTAAGGGGCAATGAATTGACTAGATGTTGGAGAAATGGAAAACAAGAAAAGTTTTTTGGAAATCCAATTGAAATAATCAGGAAAATGCTTCAGCCTTACAAATCTGTTTCTTTGACTGGGTTGCCACAACTGGGACAACTTTTTGGCATGTGGGGATATGAACTAATTCAATGGATTGAGACTTCAGTACCTACCTATGAATTATCGGATCAAGACTTACCTGATGGTATTTGGATGTTTATGGATAAAATTCTTATTTTTGATCAAGTTAAACGTTTAATAACAGCTATTGCATATGGAAATTTAAGTGATGGAGTTTCTTCTCATAAAGCTTATGAAATTGCCTGTGAACAAATTAATGAACTTGAAGATTTAATGGCTGCTCCTTTAAAGCCAATAAAGTCTTTAAAGTGGGATGAAAAAGCTAATAGGTCCATTGATATAAACATTCAGACGTCAAAAAGTGAATTTGAACAAAGTGTCGAAGCTGCAAAAGAATTTATTAAACAAGGTGATGTTTTTCAGTTAGTTCTTAGTCAAAAACTTGAGTCGACCGTTATGCAAAACCCCTTTGAATTGTATCGAAGCCTGAGGATGGTGAACCCCTCTCCATTTATGGCATTTTTTGACTTTGGAGACTGGCAACTTATTGGTTCAAGTCCAGAGGTAATGGTGAAGGCCCAACAAACAGAAAAGGGCATTCAATCAAGTTTGAGACCAATTGCAGGTACACGTCCTAGAGGAGAAAATGATTTGGAGGATGAAGCTCTAGAGAAAGATCTTTTAAAAGATCCCAAAGAAAGAGCTGAGCATGTGATGTTAGTGGATCTAGGTCGAAATGATTTAGGTCGAGTTTGTACTCCGGGGAGTGTTTTTGTAAAAGAATTAATGGTTATTGAAAAGTATTCGCATGTAATGCACATAGTTAGTGAGGTTGAAGGCATTTTGAAAAAAGACAAGGATGTTTGGGATTTATTGATTGCATCTTTTCCCGCTGGGACAGTTAGTGGAGCCCCAAAGATAAGAGCAATGCAGCTAATCAATAAATTAGAAAAACAACGAAGAGGGCCTTATTCAGGTGTTTATGGGTCTATAGATTTAAATGGAGCATTGAATACAGCTATTACCATAAGAACAATGATTGTTCGTAAGACCAAGAAAAATGATTTTACTGTTCAAGTACAAGCTGGTGCAGGGGTTGTTGCAGATTCGATTCCTTCTAATGAGTATCAAGAAACTTTAAATAAAGCGAAAGGGATGTTTACTGCTTTAGCTTGCTTAGTTCCCCACGACTTATGA
- the psaD gene encoding photosystem I reaction center subunit II, producing the protein MTEVLPGTLPKHIGSTGGLLNSAETEEKYAITWTSKTSEVFELPTGGAAVMHEGDNLMYFARKEQCFALNTQLRGFKPRIETSKIYRIYPGGDRELLFPKDGVFSEKPNEGRLKEGYNNRRIGENPNPASLKFSGKKTYDA; encoded by the coding sequence ATGACCGAAGTATTACCTGGAACACTGCCAAAGCACATTGGGAGCACTGGTGGATTATTAAACTCTGCTGAAACCGAAGAAAAATATGCAATTACATGGACAAGCAAAACGTCTGAGGTTTTTGAACTTCCAACTGGAGGAGCTGCTGTCATGCATGAGGGTGATAATCTTATGTATTTTGCTAGAAAAGAACAGTGTTTTGCTTTGAATACTCAATTAAGGGGATTTAAACCAAGAATTGAAACAAGTAAAATATATAGAATCTATCCTGGTGGGGATAGAGAATTACTTTTCCCAAAAGATGGTGTTTTCTCTGAGAAGCCCAATGAAGGTCGTTTGAAAGAGGGTTACAATAATAGACGCATTGGAGAAAATCCCAATCCAGCAAGTTTGAAATTTAGCGGGAAAAAAACTTACGATGCATAA
- a CDS encoding sensor histidine kinase has protein sequence MNTPLVTIQALQKRMAQGVPHAKCSESAARRMWWAALDTLQSDILLPMNLTRGLWLSSPLPALYEPKLLKKFQGWVWAPKDLLNLTNPSMGMLPPSQSLSMDFHNDSSGYERLTLLEEDGNDPLLIVITPEIQIALALEGECQERKLLMRSDPETLSDLLTLLDNRLTTENVEQANNLRNALGEMGQLKTNDDLSKVFWPLLSQRLACIAPSLNIQPLPDNLINDDKLNAKNSEISLLEALTHEIRTPLATIRTLIRSLLRKKDISKVVEMRLKQIDIECTEQIDRFGLIFNAVELERSKPEQTNLALTDLGKMLTILSPVWSNQLDRKGLKLILDITPDLPKVLSDSEGLELMLTGLIDRNSRGLQSGGELTLKLRPAGQRLKLQILTQLSATTHSQVSESVSNEEIGPVLSWNPATGNLQLSQAATQRLLKSLGGRLTNRRDRGITIFFPISEFKEFELQD, from the coding sequence GTGAACACGCCTCTAGTAACTATTCAAGCTTTACAAAAAAGAATGGCCCAAGGGGTCCCTCATGCCAAATGTAGTGAATCCGCAGCTAGGAGAATGTGGTGGGCAGCTCTAGATACACTTCAGTCAGACATCTTGCTACCAATGAACCTTACAAGGGGTTTATGGTTGTCTTCTCCTTTGCCGGCTTTGTATGAACCTAAATTACTAAAGAAATTTCAAGGTTGGGTTTGGGCCCCTAAGGATTTGTTAAACCTTACAAATCCCTCTATGGGAATGTTGCCTCCCAGTCAATCATTATCGATGGATTTCCACAATGATTCTTCTGGCTATGAGCGCTTGACGCTTTTGGAGGAAGATGGCAATGACCCATTGCTAATTGTTATCACTCCAGAAATCCAAATTGCTTTGGCTTTGGAAGGTGAATGTCAGGAGAGGAAATTACTAATGCGTAGTGATCCTGAGACTTTGAGTGATCTTTTGACATTACTTGATAACAGATTGACTACAGAAAATGTTGAACAAGCAAATAATCTCCGAAACGCACTTGGGGAGATGGGACAGCTGAAAACCAATGATGATCTATCCAAAGTATTTTGGCCTTTACTATCTCAACGACTCGCATGCATTGCACCAAGTTTAAATATTCAACCTTTGCCAGATAATTTAATTAACGATGACAAATTAAATGCGAAAAATAGTGAAATCTCCTTGCTAGAGGCTCTAACACATGAAATAAGAACTCCATTGGCGACAATAAGAACCTTAATTAGATCTCTTCTAAGAAAGAAAGATATATCTAAAGTTGTTGAAATGCGTTTGAAGCAAATAGATATTGAATGTACAGAACAAATTGATCGTTTTGGTTTAATTTTTAATGCAGTCGAACTAGAGAGAAGTAAGCCTGAACAAACTAATTTAGCTTTAACTGATTTAGGTAAAATGCTCACAATTCTTTCTCCAGTGTGGAGCAATCAGTTAGACCGAAAAGGTTTGAAATTGATTCTTGATATCACCCCGGATTTACCAAAAGTTTTGAGTGATTCAGAAGGGCTTGAATTAATGTTGACAGGTCTTATTGACAGGAATAGTCGTGGATTGCAATCAGGTGGTGAATTAACATTGAAATTAAGGCCAGCAGGGCAGAGACTAAAGCTTCAAATCTTAACTCAGCTTTCAGCAACTACTCATTCTCAAGTTTCAGAAAGTGTTTCCAATGAAGAAATTGGACCAGTACTTAGCTGGAATCCAGCTACGGGTAATCTGCAGTTGAGTCAGGCTGCGACTCAAAGGCTTTTGAAAAGTCTTGGTGGCCGTCTTACAAATAGGCGTGATAGAGGAATTACGATATTCTTTCCTATTTCTGAATTCAAAGAATTTGAACTTCAAGATTAA
- the rodA gene encoding rod shape-determining protein RodA, producing the protein MLGLGRNKISTSKIVRNKKFWKDPDLIIWIVPFILVHLSCVLIASTQRNLGITHWYQHAIIAYIGSLIVYFLAQLPLQDLRRFLLPIYFFTILVLLYVNFSGTSALGAQRWLSIAGLNIQPSEFAKLTLIFVLASILDRKRFSNLSHLIKPIVVSFLPWILVFIQPDLGTSLVFGAILLGMLYWSGMPYEWAFIILATLVTGLLSYLYQFGLFIWIPIIGFMSYKSLPNQKKFLTLIVIFFHSLIAKISPWFWENVLRDYQRDRLILFLNPSKDPLGGGYHMLQSKIGIGSGGLLGSGLMQGQLTKLKFIPEQHTDFIFSALGEETGFLGTLLVAFLFFILIVRLIKIAVDARTDFESLIVIGIVSMFIFQIMVNIFMTIGLGPVTGIPLPFMSYGRTALFVNFISLGFCLSVSRRGQPIRNNL; encoded by the coding sequence ATGCTTGGGCTTGGTCGCAATAAAATATCTACTTCAAAAATAGTTAGAAACAAGAAATTTTGGAAAGATCCAGATCTTATTATTTGGATTGTACCTTTTATTTTAGTACATTTATCTTGTGTATTAATTGCAAGTACTCAAAGGAATCTTGGAATTACACATTGGTATCAACATGCAATTATTGCGTATATAGGGTCTTTAATTGTTTATTTTTTAGCTCAATTACCTTTGCAAGATTTAAGAAGATTTCTCTTGCCAATATATTTTTTTACTATTCTAGTACTTCTTTATGTAAATTTTAGTGGTACTTCCGCCCTTGGAGCGCAGAGATGGTTGAGTATTGCAGGATTAAATATTCAACCATCGGAGTTCGCAAAATTAACTTTAATATTTGTTTTGGCTTCTATTTTAGATCGAAAAAGGTTTTCTAATTTATCTCATTTAATTAAACCCATAGTAGTTTCTTTTTTACCTTGGATTCTGGTTTTTATACAACCTGATCTTGGTACATCTTTAGTCTTTGGAGCCATATTGCTTGGGATGTTGTATTGGTCGGGGATGCCATATGAGTGGGCATTTATAATTTTGGCTACTTTGGTTACTGGATTATTATCATACTTATATCAATTTGGACTTTTTATATGGATTCCAATAATTGGTTTTATGTCTTATAAGTCTCTGCCAAATCAAAAAAAATTTCTAACATTGATTGTTATTTTCTTTCATTCATTAATAGCAAAAATTTCTCCTTGGTTTTGGGAAAATGTTTTAAGAGATTATCAAAGAGATCGACTAATTCTTTTTCTTAATCCTAGCAAAGACCCTTTAGGTGGTGGATATCATATGCTTCAAAGTAAAATAGGCATTGGCTCAGGAGGATTGCTTGGATCAGGTCTGATGCAAGGTCAATTAACTAAATTAAAATTCATCCCAGAGCAACATACTGATTTCATATTTAGTGCTCTTGGAGAAGAGACAGGTTTTTTAGGAACTTTGCTAGTAGCATTTTTATTTTTTATTTTAATTGTTCGATTAATAAAGATAGCTGTTGATGCTCGTACTGATTTTGAATCTTTAATTGTTATTGGAATAGTTTCAATGTTTATCTTTCAAATTATGGTGAATATATTTATGACTATTGGACTTGGTCCTGTGACTGGAATCCCATTGCCTTTTATGAGCTATGGAAGAACTGCGTTATTTGTTAATTTTATAAGTCTGGGCTTTTGTTTATCTGTTTCACGAAGAGGCCAGCCAATACGAAATAATCTTTGA
- a CDS encoding Mrp/NBP35 family ATP-binding protein translates to MKTNEKVLKAFSSVKDVGSERSIVELGWLEIVSVKPPKIVVRLTLPNFAISQRGQIANDIRESIKALEDIEEVQIEIGESAPSEGSPIGQAGHGGQPQGLTPIPKVKNVIAISSGKGGVGKSTVAVNLACALSQKGFKVGLLDADIYGPNTPYMLGVSDITPEVSGSGAEQKIIPIKTCGIGMVSMGLLIDQNQPVIWRGPMLNGIIRQFLYQSSWGERDFLIVDLPPGTGDAQLSLAQAVPMAGVVIVTTPQNVSLQDSRRGLAMFKQMNIPILGVIENMTYFIPPDQPQKSYEIFGSGGGKQLAKENDVPLLSQIPIESDTYSGTGKDLPVVHTSPESITAKVFLELAGTLCNSLYVKH, encoded by the coding sequence ATGAAAACCAACGAGAAGGTTTTAAAAGCGTTTAGTTCAGTCAAAGATGTCGGAAGTGAACGATCTATTGTGGAACTTGGATGGCTGGAAATAGTTTCAGTAAAGCCACCGAAAATTGTTGTAAGACTTACTCTCCCTAATTTTGCTATATCTCAAAGAGGTCAAATAGCAAATGATATTAGGGAAAGCATTAAGGCACTGGAAGATATTGAAGAAGTTCAAATTGAGATAGGGGAATCAGCCCCATCTGAGGGGTCTCCTATTGGTCAAGCAGGCCATGGTGGCCAACCTCAGGGGTTAACTCCAATACCAAAAGTGAAAAATGTTATCGCCATAAGTAGCGGTAAAGGTGGTGTCGGTAAAAGTACTGTTGCTGTAAATCTGGCTTGTGCACTTAGTCAAAAGGGTTTCAAGGTTGGCTTGCTAGATGCTGATATCTATGGACCAAATACGCCTTATATGCTTGGAGTGAGCGACATAACCCCTGAAGTTAGTGGTTCGGGTGCAGAGCAAAAGATTATTCCCATTAAAACATGCGGAATTGGAATGGTTTCAATGGGATTATTAATTGATCAAAATCAGCCAGTGATTTGGCGCGGCCCAATGCTTAATGGAATTATTCGACAATTTTTATATCAATCTTCTTGGGGTGAACGTGATTTTTTAATAGTAGATCTTCCTCCTGGGACAGGAGATGCTCAACTTTCATTGGCTCAGGCAGTTCCCATGGCAGGTGTAGTAATAGTAACAACTCCACAAAATGTATCGCTTCAAGATTCAAGAAGGGGGTTGGCAATGTTTAAACAAATGAATATTCCCATACTCGGAGTGATTGAAAATATGACCTATTTTATTCCTCCCGACCAGCCACAAAAATCATATGAGATTTTTGGTTCAGGAGGAGGTAAGCAATTAGCCAAGGAAAATGATGTCCCTTTACTTTCTCAGATACCAATAGAGTCAGATACTTATTCTGGAACAGGGAAGGATCTGCCAGTCGTTCATACATCTCCAGAGTCAATAACAGCAAAAGTATTTTTAGAACTTGCTGGAACTTTATGTAATTCTTTATATGTTAAACATTGA
- the hemF gene encoding oxygen-dependent coproporphyrinogen oxidase yields MSSSQDQANLPAKNSRDRAKTLVLGLQDEICAGLETIDGEGKFLEESWERPEGGGGRSRVMKNGKIFEQGGVNFSEVHGNELPPSIINQRPEAKGHSWFATGTSMVLHPKNPYIPTVHLNYRYFEAGPVWWFGGGADLTPFYPYLSDTRHFHSCHKAACDTINEDLHKVFKPWCDEYFFLKHRNETRGVGGIFYDYQDGSGLLYKGQNANGKASNISKELGNYSLNWENLFSLAKACGQAFLPSYEPIIKKRKNQNFAAKEREFQLYRRGRYAEFNLVWDRGTIFGLQTNGRTESILMSLPPLARWEYGYKPEENSREALLTDVFTKPQDWFTDKSLEERCLTYQALD; encoded by the coding sequence TTGTCCTCCTCACAAGATCAAGCCAATTTACCGGCAAAAAACTCAAGAGATCGAGCCAAAACACTTGTTTTAGGGCTTCAAGATGAAATTTGTGCTGGCTTGGAGACTATTGATGGAGAAGGAAAATTCCTAGAAGAATCTTGGGAGAGACCAGAGGGTGGTGGGGGACGCTCAAGAGTCATGAAGAATGGAAAAATCTTTGAACAAGGAGGTGTGAATTTTTCTGAAGTACATGGCAATGAACTTCCACCCTCAATCATCAACCAGAGGCCGGAAGCTAAAGGGCACTCTTGGTTTGCGACTGGAACCTCAATGGTTCTTCACCCAAAGAATCCATACATACCAACTGTTCATCTTAATTACAGGTATTTCGAGGCAGGACCTGTTTGGTGGTTTGGAGGAGGCGCAGATTTAACCCCCTTCTATCCATATTTATCTGACACGCGTCACTTTCATTCATGTCATAAAGCTGCATGTGACACAATTAACGAAGATCTTCATAAAGTTTTCAAACCTTGGTGTGACGAATATTTCTTTCTAAAACATCGAAATGAGACAAGAGGAGTTGGAGGTATTTTTTATGACTATCAAGATGGATCCGGCTTACTCTATAAAGGACAAAATGCAAATGGGAAGGCCTCTAACATTTCAAAAGAGCTAGGGAACTATTCTTTAAATTGGGAAAATCTTTTTTCACTTGCCAAAGCATGCGGGCAGGCATTTCTGCCCTCCTATGAACCAATAATAAAAAAGCGAAAAAATCAAAACTTTGCAGCAAAAGAAAGAGAGTTTCAACTTTACAGGCGAGGTAGATATGCTGAGTTCAATTTGGTATGGGATAGAGGCACCATTTTTGGATTACAAACAAATGGAAGAACGGAGTCAATTTTGATGTCATTACCCCCTTTAGCAAGATGGGAGTATGGATATAAGCCTGAAGAAAATTCACGTGAGGCACTATTAACAGATGTATTTACTAAGCCACAAGATTGGTTTACAGATAAATCTTTGGAAGAGAGGTGTTTAACTTATCAAGCCTTGGATTAG
- a CDS encoding N-acetylmuramoyl-L-alanine amidase, which translates to MRKKVLNSLKLIIFLITFFSFFKLYFTRNLNITEELDLIIGESSNLPATWVGSIDVDKNVPILILAGHADSQGLAGAGTPGEAVDKFGLNPMHPDISDELFWNLKLQESIVKLGKKKGLNIRSYDPGIRNIDDANDPRTNWSVGKRFAKRGGYALEIHFDAYGKYGVGSGLIPPFSERPNTIDESIARTFGRFPILFRGGLGAPRRQIRILEIGKLEGLLEKNLRNLKTRQKTIKLLANKIVQAFLNGII; encoded by the coding sequence GTGAGAAAGAAAGTATTAAATAGTTTAAAACTAATAATATTTTTAATTACCTTTTTTTCTTTCTTTAAACTTTATTTCACTAGGAATTTAAATATTACTGAAGAACTCGATCTGATTATTGGTGAAAGTTCTAATCTTCCTGCAACTTGGGTTGGCAGTATAGATGTAGATAAAAATGTACCTATTTTAATACTTGCTGGCCATGCAGACTCTCAGGGATTGGCTGGTGCTGGCACACCAGGCGAAGCTGTTGATAAGTTTGGTTTGAATCCAATGCATCCTGACATTAGTGATGAGCTTTTTTGGAATTTAAAATTACAAGAATCAATTGTTAAACTTGGTAAAAAGAAAGGGTTAAATATCAGATCCTATGATCCAGGAATAAGAAATATAGATGATGCTAATGATCCAAGAACGAATTGGTCAGTAGGGAAGAGATTCGCCAAACGCGGTGGTTATGCGCTTGAGATCCATTTTGATGCATATGGTAAGTATGGAGTTGGTTCAGGCTTGATCCCTCCTTTTTCTGAGAGACCCAATACAATTGACGAGTCAATTGCTAGAACCTTTGGACGTTTTCCTATTCTATTTAGAGGCGGTTTGGGTGCTCCAAGAAGGCAAATAAGGATTCTAGAGATTGGGAAATTAGAGGGTTTGCTAGAAAAAAATCTCAGAAATTTAAAAACAAGGCAAAAAACAATAAAGCTCCTTGCAAATAAAATAGTTCAGGCTTTTTTAAATGGAATAATTTAG
- a CDS encoding cofactor assembly of complex C subunit B codes for MQSAFSSTLFLTILLAIGLGFFLRAASKDRTTVVDVQSPLPPLEVLKGMSFWLEERGWKKNGGNAEEKLLIFNGNVASSTFLVIFLSCLGGLGSACLGLVLIQLYPSLSWWPLLLSVIGAPLAGIIYRVKSKREESLEVKLLSSDLSDISILRIKAHRDELIAIQLELSESLELSSENSLLSSPI; via the coding sequence ATGCAATCTGCATTCTCCTCAACTTTATTTCTCACTATCCTACTGGCGATAGGTTTAGGTTTTTTTCTGCGAGCTGCAAGTAAGGACCGCACAACAGTTGTAGATGTTCAGTCTCCTTTGCCTCCTCTTGAAGTTTTGAAAGGCATGAGCTTTTGGTTGGAAGAACGTGGTTGGAAAAAGAATGGAGGCAATGCTGAAGAGAAATTGTTGATCTTTAATGGCAATGTCGCTTCTAGTACTTTTTTAGTGATCTTTTTATCTTGCCTCGGAGGATTGGGCTCAGCCTGTTTGGGTCTTGTTCTGATTCAGCTTTATCCCTCTTTGAGTTGGTGGCCTTTACTACTGTCTGTAATAGGCGCACCCCTAGCTGGAATTATTTATCGTGTTAAATCCAAACGTGAGGAATCATTAGAAGTTAAGTTATTAAGTTCAGATCTATCTGATATCAGTATTTTAAGAATCAAAGCTCATCGTGATGAGCTGATAGCAATTCAGTTGGAATTATCTGAAAGTCTTGAGCTTAGTAGTGAAAATTCTCTACTCTCTTCACCTATATAA
- a CDS encoding ribonuclease D codes for MPKKLDEPSTFKIFDKDIDNETKIALSSSSALAVDTEAMGLIHGRDRLCLIQICDELDNVICIRIERNQHSAPHLKSILETKTIEKVFHFARFDAAALASNLNIEVNPIFCTKIASKIGRTYSPRHGLKEVVMETVGVELDKQAQSSDWGKVGDLTQKQLIYAANDVRYLLGAKQKLEEMLKREERWELAKKCFQCVPIFSELDRKRFTNIFDH; via the coding sequence ATGCCAAAAAAACTTGATGAACCATCGACTTTCAAGATCTTTGATAAAGACATAGATAATGAAACTAAAATCGCGTTAAGCTCATCTTCGGCTTTAGCAGTTGATACCGAAGCCATGGGATTAATTCATGGTAGAGACAGGCTATGTTTAATACAAATATGTGATGAATTGGATAATGTTATTTGTATTCGTATAGAACGAAATCAACATTCAGCACCACACTTAAAATCTATTCTTGAGACAAAAACAATTGAAAAAGTCTTTCATTTTGCAAGGTTTGATGCTGCTGCATTAGCCAGTAATCTAAACATTGAGGTTAATCCAATTTTTTGCACAAAAATCGCAAGTAAAATCGGTAGAACTTATAGCCCAAGGCATGGGTTAAAGGAAGTAGTTATGGAAACTGTTGGAGTGGAGTTAGATAAACAAGCTCAAAGCAGTGACTGGGGAAAAGTTGGTGATTTAACTCAAAAACAACTAATTTATGCAGCCAATGACGTTAGATATTTATTAGGAGCCAAACAAAAACTTGAAGAGATGTTAAAAAGAGAAGAAAGATGGGAATTAGCCAAAAAATGTTTCCAATGCGTTCCCATTTTTTCCGAGCTTGATAGAAAAAGGTTTACAAATATTTTTGACCATTGA
- a CDS encoding lipid-A-disaccharide synthase-related protein, whose protein sequence is MFLCNGHGEDTIACRVIEALHEINQDISHEVLPMVGDGKAFSKHVKDGWLVKIGPSTFLPSGGFSNQSFSGLVADLKAGLLGSLWSQWTLINRSAREGRIIVAVGDLLPLLLAWASGANYFFIGTPKSDYTWASGPRSSLSDFYHRLKGTEWDPWEYLLMRSRRCKMVVVRDKITARGLRQHGVKALSPGNPMMDGIEKTECPHAFEKHRRLILLCGSRLPEAYQNFEKLLLGVQFIQISSPMAVFVPLSSSSMSKKIEMILIDLGFKPSYQSIDEIGISEIWKKNSLLILIGFNQFSSWANWGEVGVANAGTATEQLVGLGIPCVSFPGNGPQFNFNFAKRQSRLLGGAVAISNDYEIFAKQVGFLLNSAFDRERIGSRGSKRMGPKGGSQAIALSILNHLNQCL, encoded by the coding sequence TTGTTTCTTTGCAATGGACATGGAGAAGACACGATTGCTTGCAGAGTTATAGAGGCTCTCCATGAAATTAATCAAGACATTTCCCATGAAGTTCTACCTATGGTTGGAGACGGGAAAGCATTTTCAAAACATGTAAAAGATGGCTGGCTCGTTAAGATTGGCCCCTCAACATTTTTACCAAGTGGGGGATTCAGTAATCAGAGTTTTAGTGGCTTGGTTGCAGATTTAAAAGCTGGATTATTAGGAAGCCTTTGGAGTCAATGGACTTTGATTAATAGATCAGCCAGAGAAGGAAGAATTATAGTTGCAGTTGGAGATTTATTACCTCTTCTTTTGGCTTGGGCTAGTGGGGCAAATTATTTTTTTATTGGCACTCCTAAAAGTGATTACACATGGGCGAGTGGGCCTAGATCCTCTCTAAGTGATTTTTACCATAGGTTGAAAGGAACTGAGTGGGATCCATGGGAATATTTATTGATGCGATCTAGACGTTGCAAAATGGTTGTAGTAAGAGACAAAATCACTGCTAGAGGTTTGAGACAGCATGGTGTAAAGGCACTATCGCCAGGAAATCCAATGATGGATGGAATAGAAAAGACGGAATGTCCCCATGCTTTTGAAAAACATAGACGATTGATTTTGTTATGTGGAAGTCGCTTGCCTGAGGCGTATCAGAATTTTGAAAAATTGTTGTTAGGAGTTCAATTTATTCAAATTTCATCTCCGATGGCAGTATTTGTGCCTTTAAGTTCTTCTTCAATGAGTAAAAAAATAGAAATGATATTGATCGACTTAGGTTTTAAACCTTCTTATCAATCAATTGATGAAATAGGGATTTCGGAAATATGGAAAAAAAATTCATTACTAATATTGATTGGATTTAATCAATTTTCTTCTTGGGCTAACTGGGGAGAAGTAGGCGTAGCAAATGCGGGTACAGCTACAGAACAATTAGTAGGTTTAGGTATCCCATGCGTTTCCTTCCCAGGCAATGGGCCTCAATTTAATTTTAATTTTGCTAAGCGTCAAAGTCGTTTATTGGGAGGCGCGGTAGCTATTTCTAATGATTATGAAATATTTGCAAAACAAGTTGGTTTTTTATTAAATTCTGCTTTTGATAGAGAGCGTATTGGATCAAGAGGGTCTAAAAGAATGGGCCCCAAGGGAGGAAGTCAGGCTATAGCCCTTAGTATTTTGAATCACTTGAACCAATGTTTATAG